The Cetobacterium ceti genome has a window encoding:
- a CDS encoding response regulator transcription factor translates to MKILIVEDNLLTRRLLEEKIDNSYSITSVTSGECALRELSMKEYQFLILDINLPGISGLDVLKEVKNNNCYKDPYVLILTSNIEDKDVIKAFELGADDYIKKPFNVMEINCRLKAGARNKYSYNRETINYFNLELICNEMEIYMENNKIEISEKEFLILKYLILNQGKILEKKKIFQDIWQKLYFPENRTLDVLINRLKNKFPIIKENLQTIYGKGMVLKSCL, encoded by the coding sequence ATGAAAATACTAATAGTTGAAGATAATTTATTAACAAGGAGATTATTAGAAGAAAAAATTGATAACTCCTATAGTATAACTTCAGTTACAAGTGGAGAATGTGCTTTAAGAGAATTATCAATGAAAGAATATCAATTTTTAATATTAGATATAAATTTACCAGGAATAAGTGGATTAGATGTACTTAAAGAAGTAAAAAATAATAATTGTTATAAAGACCCTTATGTTTTAATTTTAACATCTAATATAGAAGACAAAGATGTTATAAAAGCTTTTGAATTAGGAGCAGATGATTATATAAAAAAACCATTTAATGTAATGGAGATAAATTGTAGATTAAAAGCAGGTGCTAGGAATAAATATTCTTATAATAGAGAAACAATAAACTATTTTAATTTAGAATTAATTTGTAATGAAATGGAAATTTACATGGAAAATAATAAAATTGAAATTTCAGAAAAAGAATTCTTAATTTTAAAATATTTGATTTTAAACCAAGGAAAAATTTTAGAAAAAAAGAAGATTTTCCAAGATATTTGGCAAAAATTATATTTTCCTGAAAATCGAACTCTAGATGTACTTATTAATAGGTTAAAAAATAAATTTCCAATAATAAAAGAAAATTTACAAACAATTTATGGAAAAGGAATGGTTTTAAAATCATGTCTATAA
- a CDS encoding ATP-binding response regulator: MKKICLVIYFFINILIYGKESILIISDFYQNNISTNNILTGILENKNPDQNIYIEYINEPKKNSNQYLKNLNEIYNIKYENINFNRIIFLEGKKSKSSQIFFKKFKGLKEIIYIDKDQKGIENFIGIILKIQKNIQKIYIPDISLKELVELKKRFYPIDFESFSSKSMYLKDLFKLMGDGNCILIDNLTSQWKLKRYFNEINVPIYAYNLSKDNDFTGIYIENYYDIGKNLIENKNIKENLKNDKIYLNGEKVNEYSLKYKNIKEKITFFNMNKNYFFIDRVTVIYMIFIILFLGIVVLIGILWRWNILKREAEESSRVKSDFIASMSHDMKTPLNSIIASVELLKKEESEKGKLLKIVEKSAEYLTNVINDVLLISEYKKKKIEINIDKINLRDFLQEIYLIFIPLINRNIKFLIYLDLEIKEIYSDKIKLKQVLINLINNSLKFTEKGEIRIECFCEKEKIIFNIKDTGIGIPENERENIFKEFYQVGNRKKEGSGLGLAISKKYINLLEGDIFLENSYKNGSFFTIRIPTEIKFNRKKEIFLIEKEPVDFLRLYINKYKIESYFFYDEEEKNILIDEFNLEKEIIIIDENNGKNNYFYNGYRELNKKLYKKYKKRSILLVEDNELNGQLLKENLNNLNVETIHCKNYLELEKNIDYSNIIFMDINLEEENGYELAKLIKNKYIKKIIIGLSANKSDNGLDSYLDEFLEKPIKIEKILKYIELLDYNIDFYINNLKIENKIIFFKELKEDVEKLKNLIKYKELYKISKIIHKIKGNILAIEAYDLGIFLEKVEKIDYNIDFYKVKFTLKILENILSEELKYENTNS, translated from the coding sequence TTGAAAAAAATATGTTTAGTAATTTACTTTTTTATAAATATTTTGATATATGGAAAGGAATCCATATTAATTATTTCTGATTTTTATCAAAATAATATAAGTACAAATAATATTTTAACTGGGATTTTAGAAAATAAAAATCCAGATCAAAATATTTATATAGAATATATAAATGAACCTAAAAAAAATAGTAATCAATATTTAAAAAATTTAAATGAAATTTATAATATTAAATATGAAAATATAAATTTTAATAGAATTATTTTTTTAGAAGGGAAAAAATCAAAAAGTTCTCAAATATTTTTTAAAAAATTTAAAGGACTTAAAGAAATTATTTATATTGATAAAGATCAAAAAGGTATTGAAAATTTTATAGGGATAATCTTAAAAATACAAAAAAATATACAAAAAATTTATATACCGGATATATCTTTAAAAGAGCTAGTAGAGTTAAAAAAACGATTTTATCCCATAGATTTTGAATCTTTTTCAAGTAAATCTATGTATTTAAAAGATTTATTTAAATTAATGGGAGATGGAAATTGTATTTTAATAGATAATCTTACTAGTCAATGGAAATTAAAAAGATATTTTAATGAAATTAATGTTCCAATATATGCTTATAATCTTTCTAAGGATAATGATTTTACAGGTATTTATATAGAAAATTATTATGACATTGGAAAAAATTTAATAGAAAATAAAAATATAAAAGAAAATTTAAAAAATGATAAAATTTATTTAAATGGAGAAAAAGTAAATGAATATTCTTTAAAATATAAAAATATAAAAGAGAAAATAACTTTTTTTAATATGAATAAAAATTATTTTTTTATTGATAGAGTAACTGTTATTTATATGATTTTTATAATTTTATTTTTAGGAATAGTAGTTTTAATAGGAATTTTATGGAGATGGAATATTTTAAAAAGAGAAGCTGAGGAAAGTAGTCGAGTAAAAAGTGATTTTATTGCAAGTATGTCTCATGATATGAAAACACCTTTAAACAGTATAATAGCTTCTGTGGAATTATTAAAAAAAGAGGAAAGTGAAAAAGGAAAATTATTAAAAATAGTTGAAAAATCAGCTGAATATTTAACAAATGTAATAAATGATGTTTTATTAATATCTGAATATAAAAAAAAGAAAATAGAAATAAATATAGATAAAATAAATTTGAGAGATTTTTTACAGGAGATATATCTTATATTTATTCCTTTAATTAATAGAAATATAAAATTTTTAATTTATTTAGATTTAGAAATAAAAGAAATTTATTCAGATAAAATTAAATTGAAGCAAGTTTTGATAAATTTAATTAATAATAGTTTAAAATTTACAGAAAAAGGAGAAATTCGAATAGAATGTTTTTGTGAAAAAGAGAAAATAATTTTTAATATTAAAGATACAGGAATTGGAATTCCAGAAAATGAAAGAGAAAATATTTTTAAAGAATTTTATCAAGTTGGAAATAGAAAAAAAGAAGGAAGTGGATTGGGTTTAGCAATTTCTAAAAAGTATATTAATTTGTTAGAGGGGGATATATTTTTAGAAAATTCATATAAAAATGGATCTTTCTTTACTATAAGGATTCCTACAGAAATTAAATTTAATAGAAAAAAAGAAATATTTTTAATAGAAAAAGAACCAGTAGATTTTTTAAGATTATATATAAATAAATATAAAATTGAAAGTTATTTTTTTTATGATGAAGAAGAAAAGAATATATTAATAGATGAATTTAATTTAGAAAAAGAAATTATTATAATTGATGAAAATAATGGGAAAAATAATTACTTTTATAATGGCTATAGAGAATTAAATAAGAAATTATATAAAAAATATAAAAAAAGAAGTATTTTATTAGTAGAAGACAATGAATTAAATGGACAACTTTTGAAAGAAAACTTAAATAATCTAAATGTTGAAACAATACATTGTAAGAATTATTTAGAGTTAGAAAAAAATATAGATTATAGTAATATTATTTTTATGGATATAAATTTAGAAGAAGAAAATGGATATGAATTAGCTAAATTGATAAAAAATAAATATATAAAAAAAATTATAATTGGATTGTCAGCTAATAAAAGTGATAATGGATTAGATAGTTATTTAGATGAATTTTTAGAAAAGCCAATAAAAATTGAAAAAATATTAAAATATATAGAATTACTTGACTATAATATAGATTTTTATATAAATAATTTAAAAATTGAAAATAAAATAATATTTTTTAAAGAATTAAAAGAAGACGTGGAAAAATTAAAAAATTTGATAAAATATAAAGAATTATATAAAATTTCTAAGATTATTCATAAAATAAAAGGGAATATTTTAGCAATAGAAGCCTATGATTTGGGAATATTTTTAGAAAAAGTCGAAAAAATAGATTATAATATAGATTTTTATAAAGTAAAATTTACTTTGAAAATTTTAGAAAATATTTTAAGTGAGGAGTTAAAATATGAAAATACTAATAGTTGA